From the Anguilla anguilla isolate fAngAng1 chromosome 6, fAngAng1.pri, whole genome shotgun sequence genome, one window contains:
- the pbk gene encoding lymphokine-activated killer T-cell-originated protein kinase homolog yields MEAASAFKTPCKQNGMRSPAGTPITIPASPFMQKLGCGTGVNVYLMKRVGKQTHSPWAIKKINSKCATTSLGVYQKRLCDEAKILKGLHHPNIVGFRAFTTAKDGSKCLAMEYGGEQSLNDLIEKRREEGGAAFPAKTIENVALHVARGLQYLHNEKKLLHGDIKSCNVVVKGDFEAVKICDVGVSLHLDENMKVSDPRANYIGTEPWKPKEALEDGVITDKADIYAYGLTLWEMMTLSVPHLEMLDSEDDEDDSFDELDFDEDTYYESLGTRPPLDTEILGASYQRMVELFCLCTSEDPRKRPSAAQIVQVLESYQKVDEKNDEVIVID; encoded by the exons ATGGAAGCAGCAAGCGCGTTCAAGACCCCTTGTAAGCAAAACGGGATGAGGAGTCCCG CTGGGACACCAATAACCATCCCCGCGTCTCCTTTTATGCAAAAACTTGGATGTGGAACTGGAGTGAATGTTTATCTAATGAAAAG AGTTGGCAAACAGACTCATTCTCCTTGGGCCATTAAGAAGATCAACAGCAAGTGTGCAACAACAAGCCTGGGTGTTTACCAGAAACGGCTTTGTGACGAAGCAAAGATTTTAAAGGGCCTGCACCACCCAAACATTGTTG GGTTCCGGGCCTTCACCACTGCTAAGGATGGATCCAAGTGCCTGGCCATGGAGTATGGAGGAGAGCAATCTCTGAATGACCTGATAGAGAAGAGGCGAGAGGAAGGGGGAGCTGCTTTCCCGGCCAAAACCATTGAGAATGTGGCCCTGCACGTGGCGCGTGGGCTCCAG TATCTTCACAATGAGAAAAAGCTTCTACATGGGGATATCAAATCATGCAACGTTGTTGTCAAAGGAGACTTCGAAGCCGTAAAAATCTGCGACGTGGGCGTCTCCCTGCATCTGGATGAGAACATGAAAG TCAGTGACCCCAGAGCTAACTACATTGGAACAGAGCCCTGGAAACCCAAAGAGGCCCTGGAGGATGGGGTAATCACTGACAAAGCAGACATCTATGCTTATGGGCTGACACTCTGGGAGATGATGACCCTGTCTGTTCCTCATCTGGAGATGTTGGATAGTGAGGATGATGAAG ACGATTCTTTCGACGAGCTGGACTTTGACGAGGACACGTACTACGAAAGCTTGGGCACGCGGCCGCCCCTGGACACCGAGATCCTGGGGGCCTCCTACCAGCGAATGGTGGAGCTTTTCTGCCTCTGCACCAGCGAAGACCCCCGCAAGCGCCCCTCTGCCGCGCAGATCGTCCAGGTGCTCGAGTCTTACCAGAAGGTGGACGAGAAGAACGACGAGGTCATTGTTATAGATTAA